Proteins co-encoded in one Oreochromis aureus strain Israel breed Guangdong linkage group 3, ZZ_aureus, whole genome shotgun sequence genomic window:
- the LOC116328936 gene encoding interferon-induced protein with tetratricopeptide repeats 1-like isoform X2, whose product MSEDSSALLSRLQQLQCHFTWDLKIDVDLEKLSTRLHIDIDFHQSQCEGGSCSYSLLAYCRYLQDQREEALSLLNQSEETIRESYGDESEKRLIVTYGDMAWLKYHNGDFAQSQSYCQRVEDILVKYPTGSSGSFLPEVYGDQAWTYFKVSWSSLSKAIDCFHKALEVQRHDAEWNAGYAIALFHREQWFLGNKQEDEESQATTQLRFALEINPNNAVLQCMLALKLTAYKKYEEADGLVKKALENDPDNPHVIRHSGNYLYNRKRLDEAIDVIKRGLKRGDQLPSFNHQLAMCYKQKKIAEQCRRPFSNREVRKWRRCCISHLEDAVKMKPSFDQAWAELALLYAEEGDMSRAEETFKQCLEKLPELKEKRVCQIIHQRYGDFHLYHKKNEAQAIAHYTKVLLIPLKKSEWRQCAKKLKQIAERRRSRNPGDGEALALLGQVARAEGNNKKAAEFYEEALNYDKDNEEYLSALCELRLELQGSSSD is encoded by the exons ATGAG TGAAGATAGCAGCGCTCTGCTCAGCAGGCTGCAGCAGTTGCAGTGTCACTTCACCTGGGATCTGAAGATCGACGTGGACCTGGAAAAACTGAGCACTCGACTACACATTGACATAGATTTTCATCAGAGTCAGTGTGAGGGAGGGAGTTGCTCCTACAGCCTCTTGGCTTATTGCAG GTATCTTCAGGATCAACGAGAGGAAGCGCTGTCACTTTTAAACCAATCAGAGGAGACCATCAGGGAGAGTTACGGTGATGAGAGTGAGAAGCGGCTGATTGTGACGTATGGAGACATGGCCTGGCTGAAATACCATAATGGAGACTTTGCACAGTCACAAAGCTACTGTCAGAGAGTCGAGGACATACTG GTGAAGTATCCCACTGGTTCATCAGGAAGTTTCCTTCCAGAGGTGTACGGCGATCAAGCCTGGACCTATTTCAAGGTGTCATGGTCTTCTCTCTCCAAAGCCATCGACTGTTTTCATAAAGCACTTGAGGTACAGCGTCATGACGCAGAGTGGAACGCCGGCTACGCCATCGCCCTCTTTCACAGAGAACAG TGGTTTTTAGGAAATAAACAGGAAGATGAGGAATCCCAAGCCACCACACAGCTTCGCTTTGCGTTAGAGATCAACCCAAATAACGCTGTTCTGCAGTGCATGCTGGCCTTGAAGCTGACGGCTTATAAGAAATACGAAGAGGCTGACGGTTTGGTGAAGAAAGCACTAGAAAATGATCCCGATAACCCTCACGTCATCCGGCACTCCGGAAATTACTTATATAATCGG aAACGACTGGATGAGGCTATTGATGTGATTAAGCGAGGCCTGAAAAGGGGTGATCAATTACCTTCCTTCAACCACCAGCTGGCTATGTGctacaagcagaagaaaattgcTGAACAGTGCCGCAGGCCCTTCAGCAACAGAG AGGTGCGTAAGTGGAGGCGTTGCTGTATCAGTCACCTTGAAGATGCTGTGAAGATGAAGCCATCCTTTGACCAGGCGTGGGCTGAACTGGCACTGCTGTATGCAGAAGAAGGGGATATGAGCAG GGCTGAGGAGACTTTCAAGCAGTGCTTGGAGAAGTTACCAGAGTTGAAGGAGAAAAGGGTTTGTCAGATTATCCATCAGCGCTACGGTGACTTTCATCTTTATCACAAAAAAAATGAGGCTCAAGCCATCGCTCACTATACCAAG gtgctGCTGATACCACTGAAAAAATCTGAGTGGAGACAGTGTGCTAAG AAACTGAAGCAGATCGCTGAGAGACGTCGGTCAAGGAATCCAGGTGATGGTGAAGCTCTCGCTCTGCTGGGTCAGGTGGCCAGAGCTGAGGGCAACAACAAGAAAGCTGCTGAGTTTTATGAAGAAGCTCTGAACTATGACAAGGACAATGAAGAGTACCTGTCTGCTCTGTGTGAGCTGCGTCTGGAGCTGCAGGGATCATCCTCTGATTAA
- the LOC116328936 gene encoding interferon-induced protein with tetratricopeptide repeats 1-like isoform X1 encodes MSEDSSALLSRLQQLQCHFTWDLKIDVDLEKLSTRLHIDIDFHQSQCEGGSCSYSLLAYCRYLQDQREEALSLLNQSEETIRESYGDESEKRLIVTYGDMAWLKYHNGDFAQSQSYCQRVEDILVKYPTGSSGSFLPEVYGDQAWTYFKVSWSSLSKAIDCFHKALEVQRHDAEWNAGYAIALFHREQWFLGNKQEDEESQATTQLRFALEINPNNAVLQCMLALKLTAYKKYEEADGLVKKALENDPDNPHVIRHSGNYLYNRKRLDEAIDVIKRGLKRGDQLPSFNHQLAMCYKQKKIAEQCRRPFSNREEVRKWRRCCISHLEDAVKMKPSFDQAWAELALLYAEEGDMSRAEETFKQCLEKLPELKEKRVCQIIHQRYGDFHLYHKKNEAQAIAHYTKVLLIPLKKSEWRQCAKKLKQIAERRRSRNPGDGEALALLGQVARAEGNNKKAAEFYEEALNYDKDNEEYLSALCELRLELQGSSSD; translated from the exons ATGAG TGAAGATAGCAGCGCTCTGCTCAGCAGGCTGCAGCAGTTGCAGTGTCACTTCACCTGGGATCTGAAGATCGACGTGGACCTGGAAAAACTGAGCACTCGACTACACATTGACATAGATTTTCATCAGAGTCAGTGTGAGGGAGGGAGTTGCTCCTACAGCCTCTTGGCTTATTGCAG GTATCTTCAGGATCAACGAGAGGAAGCGCTGTCACTTTTAAACCAATCAGAGGAGACCATCAGGGAGAGTTACGGTGATGAGAGTGAGAAGCGGCTGATTGTGACGTATGGAGACATGGCCTGGCTGAAATACCATAATGGAGACTTTGCACAGTCACAAAGCTACTGTCAGAGAGTCGAGGACATACTG GTGAAGTATCCCACTGGTTCATCAGGAAGTTTCCTTCCAGAGGTGTACGGCGATCAAGCCTGGACCTATTTCAAGGTGTCATGGTCTTCTCTCTCCAAAGCCATCGACTGTTTTCATAAAGCACTTGAGGTACAGCGTCATGACGCAGAGTGGAACGCCGGCTACGCCATCGCCCTCTTTCACAGAGAACAG TGGTTTTTAGGAAATAAACAGGAAGATGAGGAATCCCAAGCCACCACACAGCTTCGCTTTGCGTTAGAGATCAACCCAAATAACGCTGTTCTGCAGTGCATGCTGGCCTTGAAGCTGACGGCTTATAAGAAATACGAAGAGGCTGACGGTTTGGTGAAGAAAGCACTAGAAAATGATCCCGATAACCCTCACGTCATCCGGCACTCCGGAAATTACTTATATAATCGG aAACGACTGGATGAGGCTATTGATGTGATTAAGCGAGGCCTGAAAAGGGGTGATCAATTACCTTCCTTCAACCACCAGCTGGCTATGTGctacaagcagaagaaaattgcTGAACAGTGCCGCAGGCCCTTCAGCAACAGAG AAGAGGTGCGTAAGTGGAGGCGTTGCTGTATCAGTCACCTTGAAGATGCTGTGAAGATGAAGCCATCCTTTGACCAGGCGTGGGCTGAACTGGCACTGCTGTATGCAGAAGAAGGGGATATGAGCAG GGCTGAGGAGACTTTCAAGCAGTGCTTGGAGAAGTTACCAGAGTTGAAGGAGAAAAGGGTTTGTCAGATTATCCATCAGCGCTACGGTGACTTTCATCTTTATCACAAAAAAAATGAGGCTCAAGCCATCGCTCACTATACCAAG gtgctGCTGATACCACTGAAAAAATCTGAGTGGAGACAGTGTGCTAAG AAACTGAAGCAGATCGCTGAGAGACGTCGGTCAAGGAATCCAGGTGATGGTGAAGCTCTCGCTCTGCTGGGTCAGGTGGCCAGAGCTGAGGGCAACAACAAGAAAGCTGCTGAGTTTTATGAAGAAGCTCTGAACTATGACAAGGACAATGAAGAGTACCTGTCTGCTCTGTGTGAGCTGCGTCTGGAGCTGCAGGGATCATCCTCTGATTAA
- the LOC120436357 gene encoding interferon-induced protein with tetratricopeptide repeats 1-like, with protein MSEDSSALLSRLQQLQCHFTWDLDVLDVDLETLSTRIEIDIEFHRKGAGCFYSLLAYFRFLQDQREEALSLLNQSEETIRESYGDESERRLVVTYGDMAWLKYHDGDFAQSQSYCQKVEDILVKYPTGSSGGLLPEVYGEQGWAYFKVSRSSISKAIECFRKALEVQTHDTEWNTCYAITLFCREQWFLENKQEDEESQATTQLRFALEINPNNAALQSMLAMKLVAYKKYEEADGLVKKALENDPDNPHVIRQSGNYLLHQSRLDEAIDVFKRGLRRGKQLSSFTYQLALCYKQKKIAEQCRRPCSNREEVRKWRRICISHLEDAVKMKPSFVRAWAELALLYAEEGDMSRAEETFQHCLEELPEVEEERVCQIIHQCYGDFHHYHTKNEAQAIAHYTKGLLIPLKKYEWRQCAKKLKQIADRRLAKNRGDGEALALLGQVARAEGDSKKAAFFYEKALNCDKDNEEYLSALCELRLELQ; from the exons ATGAG TGAAGATAGCAGCGCTCTGCTCAGCAGGCTGCAGCAGTTGCAGTGTCACTTCACCTGGGATCTGGACGTGCTGGATGTGGACCTGGAAACCCTGAGCACCCGAATAGAGATTGACATAGAGTTTCATCGTAAAGGAGCAGGTTGCTTCTACAGCCTCTTGGCTTATTTCAG GTTTCTTCAGGATCAACGAGAGGAAGCGCTGTCACTTTTAAACCAATCAGAGGAGACTATCAGGGAGAGTTACGGTGATGAGAGTGAGAGAAGGCTCGTTGTGACGTATGGAGACATGGCCTGGCTGAAATACCATGATGGAGACTTTGCACAGTCACAAAGCTACTGTCAGAAAGTCGAGGACATACTG GTGAAGTATCCCACTGGTTCATCAGGAGGTCTCCTTCCAGAGGTGTATGGGGAACAAGGCTGGGCCTATTTTAAGGTGTCAAGGTCTTCTATATCAAAAGCCATCGAGTGTTTTCGTAAAGCACTTGAGGTACAGACTCATGACACAGAGTGGAACACCTGCTACGCCATCACTCTCTTTTGCAGAGAACAG TGGTTTTTAGAAAATAAACAGGAAGATGAGGAATCCCAGGCCACCACACAGCTTCGCTTTGCATTGGAGATTAACCCAAATAACGCTGCTCTGCAGTCTATGCTGGCCATGAAGCTGGTGGCCTATAAGAAATACGAAGAGGCTGATGGTTTGGTGAAGAAAGCACTAGAAAATGATCCCGACAACCCTCATGTCATCCGCCAATCAGGAAATTACTTACTTCATCAG aGTCGACTGGATGAGGCTATTGATGTGTTTAAACGAGGCCTAAGAAGAGGCAAACAATTATCTTCCTTCACCTACCAGCTGGCTCTGTGctacaagcagaagaaaattgcTGAACAGTGCCGCAGGCCCTGCAGCAACAGAG AAGAGGTGCGTAAGTGGAGGCGTATTTGTATCAGTCACCTTGAAGATGCTGTGAAGATGAAGCCATCCTTTGTCCGGGCGTGGGCTGAACTGGCACTGCTGTATGCAGAGGAAGGGGATATGAGCAG GGCTGAGGAGACTTTCCAACACTGCTTGGAGGAGTTaccagaggtggaggaggaaagGGTTTGTCAGATTATCCATCAGTGCTACGGTGACTTTCATCATTACCACACAAAAAATGAGGCTCAAGCCATCGCTCACTATACCAAG ggGCTGCTGATACCACTGAAAAAATATGAGTGGAGACAGTGTGCTAAG aaaCTGAAGCAGATCGCTGACAGACGTCTGGCAAAGAATCGGGGTGATGGTGAAGCTCTCGCTCTGCTGGGTCAGGTGGCCAGAGCTGAGGGCGACAGCAAGAAAGCTGCTTTTTTTTATGAGAAAGCTCTGAACTGTGACAAGGACAATGAAGAGTACCTGTCTGCTCTGTGCGAGCTGCGCCTGGAGCTGCAGTGA
- the LOC120436355 gene encoding interferon-induced protein with tetratricopeptide repeats 5-like, which translates to MTEGSSALLSRLQQLQCHFTWDLKKDMDLKNLSTRLQDHIELQLGQRGAVARSYSFLAYVRYLQDQREEALSLLNQSEETIRESYGDESERRLIVTYGDMAWLKYHVGNFAQSQSYCQRVEDTLVKYPTGSSGSLLPEVYGEQAWTYLKLSKSYYLKAVDSFRKALEIQTDDTEWNAGYAIALFRTEEWVLENLEENEEPPSIKQLHFALELNPDDAVLQSMLAVKLGAYKKYEEAEGLLKKALKTDPDNPHVSRYVGKYFRNHHRLDESIDMLERALKRTTQSSFIHHQLALCYMRKKIAEQSRKHFSSQREVRYWRRCCIREFEMAVKIKPSFHLAWADLALLYAEERNFRRAEEIFQQCLLKLPECDESLSQAIHQRYGDFHYHHKRNEAQAIVHYTKGLLIPLKKYEKKVCAKKLKQIAERRLSRNPGDGEALALLGQVARAEGNRKEAAEFYEKALNCDKDNEEYLSALCELRLQLQGSSSD; encoded by the exons ATGAC TGAAGGCAGCAGCGCTCTGCTCAGcaggctgcagcagctgcagtgtCACTTCACCTGGGATCTGAAGAAGGACATGGACCTGAAGAACCTCAGCACTCGACTACAGGACCACATAGAACTGCAGCTCGGCCAGCGCGGGGCAGTGGCTCGATCATACAGCTTCTTGGCTTATGTCAG GTATCTTCAGGATCAACGAGAGGAAGCACTGTCACTTTTAAACCAATCAGAGGAGACCATCAGGGAGAGTTACGGTGATGAGAGTGAGAGGCGGCTCATTGTGACCTATGGAGACATGGCCTGGCTGAAATATCATGTTGGAAACTTTGCACAGTCACAAAGCTACTGTCAGAGAGTCGAGGACACACTG GTGAAGTATCCCACTGGTTCCTCAGGAAGTCTCCTTCCAGAGGTGTACGGAGAACAAGCCTGGACCTACCTCAAGTTGTCAAAATCTTACTACTTAAAAGCCGTTGACAGTTTTCGTAAAGCACTTGAGATACAGACTGATGACACTGAGTGGAATGCCGGCTACGCCATCGCCCTCTTTCGAACAGAAGAG TGGGTTTTAGAAAACTTAGAGGAAAATGAGGAGCCTCCATCCATCAAACAGCTTCACTTTGCCCTGGAGCTCAACCCCGATGATGCTGTTCTGCAGTCGATGCTGGCCGTGAAGCTTGGAGCCTATAAGAAATACGAAGAGGCTGAGGGTCTGCTGAAGAAAGCACTGAAAACTGATCCTGATAACCCTCATGTCAGCCGCTACGTAGGAAAATACTTTCGTAATCAT CATCGACTGGATGAGTCTATTGATATGTTGGAGCGAGCGTTGAAGAGGACCACCCAGTCATCTTTCATCCACCACCAGCTGGCGCTGTGCTACATGAGGAAGAAGATTGCTGAGCAGAGCCGCAAACACTTCAGCAGCCAAA GAGAGGTGCGGTACTGGAGGCGTTGTTGTATTCGAGAATTTGAAATGGCTGTTAAGATAAAGCCATCCTTTCATCTTGCATGGGCTGACCTGGCACTGCTGTATGCAGAGGAAAGGAATTTCAGAAG GGCAGAGGAGATTTTCCAGCAGTGCTTGTTGAAGTTACCAGAGTGTGATGAAAGCCTTTCTCAAGCTATCCATCAGCGCTATGGTGACTTTCATTAccatcacaaaagaaatgaaGCTCAAGCCATCGTTCACTACACCAAG GGTCTCCTGATACCACTGAAGAAATATGAGAAGAAAGTCTGTGCTAAG AAACTGAAGCAGATCGCTGAGAGACGTCTGTCAAGGAATCCAGGTGATGGTGAGGCTCTCGCTCTGCTGGGTCAGGTGGCCAGAGCTGAGGGCAACAGGAAGGAAGCTGCTGAGTTTTATGAGAAAGCTCTGAACTGTGACAAGGACAATGAAGAGTACCTGTCTGCTCTGTGTGAGCTTCGTCTGCAGCTGCAGGGATCATCCTCTGATTAA